The DNA window GGACTTCGCAATCTGGGCATTTGTATTCCCACTTGGTCAGCACTTTGACCGAGCGAACTTTGCCACAGCGAAGTGGATCGCAGCAGCTTTCCCAAGGGAAGCGAACGGCGGGAATGCACACGTCTTTGCACTTGTCGGCGTAGCAGTTGTGTGCTGTTTCGGTTTCCTTGATTTCGGGCGAGCAGGTCTTTCCACACGACGAGCAGCACGTTGGCGTGCAGCAGCGAGTCGTGCAGCATCCGCTGCCGTAGACCAGCAGAAGGAGCCCCAACAGGGCAAGATAACGGTTCATGGAGATAGCTCCGAATATAGTTTAATTGATCTGGTATTTTGCATTTCCGGCGGCTTGGGGAAAGCTTCCGACAAGCCGTGTTGGCAATGTCCGACAAGCGGACGACCGATTCGGTTTAGAAGTCGACCATGAATCGCAAGCCGAGGGCGTCGTACCAACCGGCGGTGGATGGTGCTCCGGCGACAACGCGATCAGAGATCCGACCGTTGATGTAGTTGAACTGCACGCGAGCATGCGAGTTCCACCACCAATTCACGCCCAACGTGGCACTCTCACCAACACCACCGAAGACGTCTTGGTCGGTGAAGTCGCAATAGGAGTAACGAGCAGCAATCTGCCAGGCACCCCAGCCGTAGCTGCGGCAGCCATCACAGCGGTTGACCAGCCAAAAGTTTTCCAGCGGCTTGGTGCGACCCAGGGTACCGGAATCGCGTTCCCATGGGGTGTACTCGCCGGTCAGCCAGTAAGCGACATAGACGTAACCACCACCGAAGTTAGTATTTGGAGCAGCCGTACGATTGGCGTGAACCGTTTGGTATTCACCGACGATGCTAAGTGCACCGACGTTGATCACGCTTTCCAACCCGAGCAGTTGGTAGTTCGAGGCACCCAGCACGCCGGTATCGAACCACTTACCGTCGGTACGCGATTCAGGGCGAGTCCGGAAGCGATCCGTGCCGCCACCGCTGGGGAAAGCTGCCGAGCCTGAAACGGCCCAGTGAGCATAACCACGACCACCGGAGGTTTCGTCGTACCAGATGGTGTTGGCCAGACGACCGGCGATTTCCGACTGGTAGTTGTCGGCGTATTGATGACCAGGCTTCGAGAGGTCTTGCATGGCGAACGTACCAAATCGCCAGTTCCATGCTTCGTTGTCCGAAACACCGTACGATTGCAGACCTAAACGTCGAGCATCTTGATTGAATGCTTCAATCACGAACGGACGTTCCATGAAGACGTTGTAACGGCTGGAATTCAAGTGATCCAAACCGTAAGGTCGCTTCTGGTTACCCAGCAGCACCGTGTGCAGCCAAGGCAATTCCGTCCAACCGAGATAGGCATCTTTAAAGGCCAGGGAATCTGGCGATGCGAATTCCATCTCGATCTTATAGTTCATGGTTTCATTAATGTCGCCTGACACACCGTATCGCAAACGACGGAAACCAATGAAGTCAGGAGGGCTAGTGGCGGCGTTGCCCGTATCGAGGAAGTTCGGCAATGCCGATTCATCGGGGAAGTGCCAATAGTCGAAGTGAACACGCCCCGACCACTTTTGCGTCGGCTTGCTAAGGATTTCGACTTCCTTGCAGGCATCTTCGGCCTTGTCAGCTTCTAACGCTTCAACGCGATCGAGCAGATTGTAGTAAGAGGCCGCAGACACCGTTTCGCCCGGACCGTAAACTTCTGGCAAATGCTGTGGGGCAACATCATCGGCGAAGTAGTTCGGGGTGCCTTGGGTGTTTGCTGATGGTTGCTCAAACACAGGTTGTCCGTAACCTGCATTTGGCGCGTTGTAAAAGGGTTCTTGCGCGTAGCTAATCGTCGGCGCTAAGGCACCGAGGAAAATGCCAAGAGCGCGGCAAGTCCAACTCGTCTTCATTGCTGGGGTATCCATATGTCAGCGGTAACGCTCATCCTGAGCTAAAGGAACGAATGCCGTTGCATTGCGATAATCGTCACCGCTGTTACTGGTCGCAGATCGATTCCAGGCATACCAGTAGATCTAAATCCACCGGGAGACTTTTGCTAACTGCGAGAACCGGAAGAATCGTCAAAGAGAGTGCAGCCGCGAGAATCGCACTGAATAACCGTTAGAATCGGTTTATCTGTTGCTAGCGATGCTGACGATTTTCCCCGCGCGAATGAGAAATCGCTTATGATCGTCCCAAACATTCCGCTCAAACGGACGGATTAACGTCTATCTTCTGGCTATTGTTTAGCCAAAACTGTGAGATATTTACAGAGTCTTAACCAGTGTGCGGCATCTCACAATTGCTACTCAAAACGATTGTATCGGCTATGACGCAATTGCCCCCGATTTGACTGGGATCGTCTTCCCCGAAGTCAGGCCACTACGCGCGTGGGGGGAGGGAACTCCGTTTGTACCGCGGATATCAACTTCCTTTTGAAACTTGCCGTGCAGCAGGTTCCAATCAATCGTCAGTTCACCTCCCGACTTCTCGTGTTGCTTGGCCCAGTCAATCAAGGTCTCGAAACACGCGTGGTCGATGTAGGAAAGATTCGTCAGATCAACATGCAAAGCAACGTCCTCCGGAATCTCTTCCAGTCGGGCTGCCAGAACCGGCAACCTCAAGAAGGTGGCGGCACCGTTCAAGCTGAGTTCGGCAGTACTCTCTTCATCATTCACCACTAAGTCGGCCTCAAATCGTGTGAACGTCACCAGCAACTTCACAGCCGACAGGACAATCCCAGCGACAACCCCGACCAGCAGGTCGAAACTGACAATCAACGCGACCGTCGTCGCATAGATGGCGAATTCAGACCAGCTTGTCTTGTAGAGCTCTTTGATTTGCTTGATGTTCAGCAACTTGAAGCCGGTGAATACTAACAAGGCGCCCAAAGCCGCTTTGGGAACCATCGTCAAGATGGAAGGAAGCAGCACAATGAACAGCAGCAGCCAGGCCCCATGCATAATGGTAGCGCCTCGCGTCTGACCGCCGGCATTAACATTGGCCGAACTACGAACAATCACGCCAGTCATTGGCAACGCACCAACCAAACCGCACAGAACGTTGCCGATGCCTTGGGCGGTTAGTTCCTTGTCATGATTGGTCTTGTGCCCTTGCTTCATTTTGTCGATCGCCGTCGCACACAACAAAGTCTCGGCACTGGCGACCAGGGCGATCACCAGGGCCGAGATGTACAACGAAGAATCAGTTAAGATCGCCTTCCACTCCGGCGTTGAATTGAGCAGCGAAACCTCTTCCAGGAGATTCTGCGGGACATTTAACTGCTTGAGTGGAAAATTCCAAACGAGCGCGACGATCGTTGCCATAACGATCCCCAGCAAAGCAGCGGGAATCAATTGCATCTTCTTCGGTGCGAGCGATTGCCAGAGCAGCATTGTGACGATGGTCACCATCCCAATAGCCGCGGCCAAGTGATGGACGTGACCGGCTTCCTCTGGCGTGAAGCACTTCCAAATCGCTTCAGGAATCGTGGCCATGTACTGCAACCCACCATGAGCTTTATGACCGTGCCATAACGCTTCGTGGTCCAGCATTACATGGAATTGGCTGACCATGATCAGCACTCCGATCCCAGCTAACATTCCATTAATCACAGCGGGTGATACCGCTTGAAACCAACGTCCAATCATCAATCGTCCGGCAACGATCTGTATGACGCCAGCCAAGAGAACGGCAAAGCCGAGTGCGGCCAAGGAGTAGGTGACCGCACTTGATTCAGCGCCGGCTTCCGGGCCTGAGTAGAGCGTGAGAAACTTTGCTCTCTGGTTGGCCAGAATGTCGGCGACAATGACGAACAAGCCAGCCGCCGGGCCGCTGACTTGTAAGGGAGATCCCGAAAAGAACCCGACAACCAAGCCACCAATGATTCCCGTAATCAGAGCCCGAGCAGGGTTTACGCCCACCGCCACCGCGATTCCGATACAAAGCGGAAGTGCGACGAGGAAGACAACGATCGAGGAAACAAAGTCTTTCCGAAAGGCACCAGAGAAGTAACTCGTTGCCGTTCCATTTGACGATTCGTTCGATCTCATGGCTTGGTATCCGTTAATGAAGGATGAGGCTAAACGGTGCAGCTTGCCGGACTGTTGAATCGATCTGTTTCGGGCGATAGCACGTCGACCGTTCCTGACTCGAAGTCGTACAGCCATCCCTTCAGCTTCAGTCGTCGAGCTTCCACGGCATCGGCGACACAAGGGAAGGTCATCAGGTTACGGAGTTGTAAGCGAATGTTCGCCCGAATCACCTGAGTCAAGCGATCAGCATCTTGATCGAGGGGGGAAGCTTTCAAGGCATGGTCAGCCGTGGCGACCCACTTACTCACATTCGGAAGCGATGAAGTCGATTCCGGATTGAGAAGTCCGGACATCGCGCCACACCTTGTGTGGCCACAAATAATGATCTGGGGTACGCGCAGCGCTTTGACCGCGTATTCGATCGTGGCTGCAATCCCCAGGTCTGCTTCTCCATGACGACCGACAATGTTGCCGGCATTGCGAATTACAAATAGCTCGCCCGGTTGGCAGTCCGTCAGCAGCGCCGGATCGACCCGGGAATCGCTGCATGTGATAAGCAACGCATCTGGCTGCTGTCCGTTCGCCAGTTGCTCGAATCTGCTCCGTAGCTCTGGGTGCTTTCGCTGTTGAAAACGGGTTACGCCTGCAAATAGATCTCGCATAAAACCGATATACCTTCTCTGTTGATTCTGCTTATTGAGTTCAAGCCGCTCGTCGAACCGAAACCGTGTAGCTTCTTAGCAACGAGTGGGAGGGAAATGAGAGCGTTCCGGCGATAAAACAAACGGATCTTCCGCCGGGAAATGCTTCAGAGCAGACTGCTAACCAACGCTAGGCAAAACGAAATCACGAGGCCGGCCAGCGCGTAGCAGTCTTAGCAGAGCTAACAGAGAATGTGCCCGCCGAATCCATTGTTGCTTTGCAGCGTAATGGACTGAGCCGGCGGCTTAGGATGCGAGAATCGCGTGATTTGAGGAATCGGGCGTTTGTCGAGCGAACGCTGGGCTTCGAGTGCCAAGCGATGACGACACGTGGTGAACCCTTCGCGGACTTCCTCTTCTTCCCCTTCGCTTTCCGAGCTGTTTTCAGCTGGCGCCCCAGAACTGCTGGTACTGGCGCCATTCATAGCACTCACCAAACGCGGACGTGTGCCCGGCAGGAGAAGTGCCAGAATCAACAGCAACAGAAGTAGCCAGCGGGGTTTCATGGAGTTGGTTAGCGACCTGGGGTTAAGCCGTTAGATGACCACTATGCAATTCGGTCATTCGACGTTCGTATCGGCATCGAATGCTAAGAATCCACATTAATGTTCCTAAAAAAAGAATAGGTAAACCAAGCCCCCACGTCCAACCCCGATCTGGCGGCAACCGGCAAAAAAAGAGAGAACTTTATATGTAAAGTGAATCGTAGTTACCTTAACATGCCGTTTTTCTATGAAAAGAGCCGCAACTGCCCTGTTAAGCAATGCGGCTCTTTGTTGAATATTATCGTTCGTTCTGGCGCTATTTGGCCCAGTAATCGATCACAAATGCCTCGTCCAGGTAAGGCCCCAGGATCGAAACGAACTTCTTGTGTTCTGGATGTGGCAGGTAAATCTCGCGATCCTTCTCGCTGGCGAATGTCACCAGGAAGCAGTGCGTGAAGCCCTTGTCGAGCATCTCCGGGCTATTGTTGGTGCCCCACTCGTATTCCTTGATTTGCGGAATCTTCTCGGGCAAAGCACTGAAAGCCTTCTCGACCTTCTCGATATCCTTTGCGGATGCCGATTCCTTGAACTTGAACACGACAACATGTCGCAGTTTGCCCGATGGTTCTTTTTCTTCAGCTTGCGAAAGACTCGTCATCGATACCATGCCCATGATCATCAGGGCAGCGCATAAGGAAAAACAGCGGAGTTCCAGGCCTGGAAACTTCATAGAGGAAGGACCTTGTGAGATCAGGGGGGAGGGAGTGGGGAAATGCTGGCGAGATTTCTCTAATTTGACACGATATCCCGAGTATTTCAACGGTTACCCCCAAAGAAAAGTGGTATGCCCGCAGAAAAAATTCTCCGCGGGCACACCAGTCGCCTCCC is part of the Blastopirellula marina genome and encodes:
- a CDS encoding OprO/OprP family phosphate-selective porin, with translation MKTSWTCRALGIFLGALAPTISYAQEPFYNAPNAGYGQPVFEQPSANTQGTPNYFADDVAPQHLPEVYGPGETVSAASYYNLLDRVEALEADKAEDACKEVEILSKPTQKWSGRVHFDYWHFPDESALPNFLDTGNAATSPPDFIGFRRLRYGVSGDINETMNYKIEMEFASPDSLAFKDAYLGWTELPWLHTVLLGNQKRPYGLDHLNSSRYNVFMERPFVIEAFNQDARRLGLQSYGVSDNEAWNWRFGTFAMQDLSKPGHQYADNYQSEIAGRLANTIWYDETSGGRGYAHWAVSGSAAFPSGGGTDRFRTRPESRTDGKWFDTGVLGASNYQLLGLESVINVGALSIVGEYQTVHANRTAAPNTNFGGGYVYVAYWLTGEYTPWERDSGTLGRTKPLENFWLVNRCDGCRSYGWGAWQIAARYSYCDFTDQDVFGGVGESATLGVNWWWNSHARVQFNYINGRISDRVVAGAPSTAGWYDALGLRFMVDF
- a CDS encoding Dabb family protein, which encodes MKFPGLELRCFSLCAALMIMGMVSMTSLSQAEEKEPSGKLRHVVVFKFKESASAKDIEKVEKAFSALPEKIPQIKEYEWGTNNSPEMLDKGFTHCFLVTFASEKDREIYLPHPEHKKFVSILGPYLDEAFVIDYWAK
- a CDS encoding carbonic anhydrase, which codes for MRDLFAGVTRFQQRKHPELRSRFEQLANGQQPDALLITCSDSRVDPALLTDCQPGELFVIRNAGNIVGRHGEADLGIAATIEYAVKALRVPQIIICGHTRCGAMSGLLNPESTSSLPNVSKWVATADHALKASPLDQDADRLTQVIRANIRLQLRNLMTFPCVADAVEARRLKLKGWLYDFESGTVDVLSPETDRFNSPASCTV
- a CDS encoding SulP family inorganic anion transporter, yielding MRSNESSNGTATSYFSGAFRKDFVSSIVVFLVALPLCIGIAVAVGVNPARALITGIIGGLVVGFFSGSPLQVSGPAAGLFVIVADILANQRAKFLTLYSGPEAGAESSAVTYSLAALGFAVLLAGVIQIVAGRLMIGRWFQAVSPAVINGMLAGIGVLIMVSQFHVMLDHEALWHGHKAHGGLQYMATIPEAIWKCFTPEEAGHVHHLAAAIGMVTIVTMLLWQSLAPKKMQLIPAALLGIVMATIVALVWNFPLKQLNVPQNLLEEVSLLNSTPEWKAILTDSSLYISALVIALVASAETLLCATAIDKMKQGHKTNHDKELTAQGIGNVLCGLVGALPMTGVIVRSSANVNAGGQTRGATIMHGAWLLLFIVLLPSILTMVPKAALGALLVFTGFKLLNIKQIKELYKTSWSEFAIYATTVALIVSFDLLVGVVAGIVLSAVKLLVTFTRFEADLVVNDEESTAELSLNGAATFLRLPVLAARLEEIPEDVALHVDLTNLSYIDHACFETLIDWAKQHEKSGGELTIDWNLLHGKFQKEVDIRGTNGVPSPHARSGLTSGKTIPVKSGAIAS